One window of Triplophysa rosa linkage group LG8, Trosa_1v2, whole genome shotgun sequence genomic DNA carries:
- the LOC130557457 gene encoding threonine--tRNA ligase 2, cytoplasmic-like isoform X2: protein MVLPLLLRWPVCQAAVRAVVRSSRRYSSELQPSASLAERLRLFKSLCERHVAITEAGSRDPTAPGQNVIIRLADGKTMIGSAGMTTPLQIAQNQRIKGAVVGRVNGELWELGRPLVADCELQLLGFDSVEGRRVVWQTGACVLASVMENHLNAEVCREGTSDTGLYCDYLLQKNDLSLMEVEQRCKEMAAVKMPITKLEVTVQELREIFQESAVRLQLAEEQIMGNTVTLYRCGDSIGVCSGVLLPHTGFLNAFTMLQVSPVTLSGSTEASGIMRMIGVAFPGGREREEWEREQEEARKRDHRRIGKMQELFFFHDVSPGSCFFMPKGAHIYNTLTDFIKSEYRRRGFSEVVTPTLYSTSLWERSGHWEHYSENMFTVTCEPHTFALKPMNCPAHCVMYEQRVRSWRELPIRWADFGALHRNEHSGALGGLTRVRRFCQDDAHIFCTPEQLEGEITACLDFVRSVYRVFGFSFHCLLSTRPTPCLGEPALWDCAEQQLESSLKQFEEHWELNPGDGAFYGPKIDIQIRDALGRQHQCATIQLDFQLPIRFNLQYVGTDGAMYRPIMIHRAVLGSLERMIAILAENFAGKWPFWLSPVQVMVLPVGGNSETYGQEVVQRLREAGFMADIDDDHGATLNKKIRSAQLAQYNYIFVVGEKERENGTVSVRMRGGKQLGQKPLEDVMRSLTELRDTQTNQEDF from the exons ATGGTGTTACCGTTGTTGTTGAGATGGCCCGTCTGTCAGGCGGCAGTGAGAGCAGTGGTCCGGAGCAGCAGACGGTACAGCAGCGAG CTGCAGCCATCTGCCAGCCTTGCAGAACGGTTACGGCTTTTCAAGTCTTTATGTGAGCGACATGTGGCAATAACTGAAGCTGGTTCCAGAGATCCCACAGCACCTGGCCAAAATGTGATTATCCGATTGGCTGATGGAAAAACAATGATAGGGTCAGCAGGGATGACAACACCGTTACAGATTGCCCAGAATCAACG aattaaaggtgcagttGTGGGCAGAGTGAATGGGGAGTTGTGGGAGCTTGGTCGCCCTCTTGTGGCGGACTGTGAACTGCAATTGCTGGGCTTTGACTCAGTAGAAGGGAGACGG GTGGTTTGGCAGACAGGAGCGTGTGTTTTAGCCAGCGTGATGGAGAATCACTTGAATGCTGAAGTGTGTCGTGAGGGAACATCAGACACTGGACTCTACTGTGATTATCTGCTCCAGAAGAA TGATCTGTCTCTGATGGAGGTGgaacagaggtgtaaagagatGGCAGCTGTGAAGATGCCCATCACAAAGCTTGAGGTCACTGTACAGGAACTGAGGGAGATCTTCCAG GAAAGCGCCGTCAGACTCCAGCTGGCTGAAGAACAGATAATGGGAAACACAGTCACTCTCTACAG gtgtgGGGACAGTATTGGTGTGTGTTCAGGAGTTCTCCTTCCACACACAGGTTTCCTGAACGCCTTTACGATGCTGCAG GTATCTCCAGTAACACTGTCTGGTTCAACAGAGGCATCGGGCATCATGAGGATGATCGGCGTGGCGTTTCCAggagggagagagcgagaggagtGGGAAAGAGAACAGGAGGAGGCCAGGAAGAGAGATCACAGGCGAATCGGCAAG ATGCAGgagttgtttttctttcatgaTGTCAGTCCTGGCAGCTGTTTCTTCATGCCTAAAGGAGCTCATATATACAACACGCTCACTGACTTTATCAAG AGTGAGTACAGGAGGCGGGGCTTCAGCGAGGTGGTGACCCCGACTCTATACAGCACATCTCTATGGGAGAGGTCAGGACACTGGGAGCATTACAGCGAGAATATGTTCACAGTGACCTGTGAGCCGCATACCTTCGCTCTGAAACCTATGAACTGCCCCGCCCACTG TGTGATGTACGAGCAGAGGGTGCGCTCCTGGCGCGAGCTGCCCATTCGCTGGGCAGATTTTGGAGCGTTGCACCGTAATGAGCACTCGGGTGCACTGGGGGGTTTAACCAGAGTCAGGCGCTTCTGTCAGGATGACGCACACATCTTCTGCACACCTGAACAG TTGGAGGGAGAAATCACGGCATGTTTGGACTTCGTGAGGAGCGTGTATCGTGTCTTTGGTTTCTCCTTTCACTGCCTGCTTTCCACCCGACCGACGCCCTGTCTGGGAGAGCCCGCCCTCTGGGACTGTGCCGAACAG CAGCTGGAGAGCAGCCTGAAACAGTTTGAAGAGCACTGGGAGTTGAACCCTGGAGACGGGGCGTTTTATGGACCCAAG ATTGACATCCAAATACGTGATGCTCTTGGCCGCCAGCACCAGTGTGCCACAATCCAGCTGGACTTCCAGCTGCCCATCAGATTTAACCTGCAGTATGTTGG GACTGATGGAGCGATGTACAGACCTATCATGATCCACCGGGCCGTGCTGGGGTCCCTGGAGAGGATGATCGCCATCCTGGCTGAAAACTTTGCCGGGAAATG GCCATTCTGGTTGTCTCCAGTACAGGTGATGGTGCTGCCTGTAGGGGGCAACAGTGAAACATACGGGCAAGAG GTGGTCCAGAGGCTGAGGGAAGCTGGCTTTATGGCTGATATTGATGATGATCATGGTGCCACCTTAAACAAGAAGATTCGCTCTGCACAGCTCGCACAGTACAATTATATATTTG TGGTGGGAGAGAAAGAGCGTGAAAACGGGACCGTGAGCGTGCGGATGCGGGGAGGAAAACAGCTCGGACAGAAACCACTGGAGGATGTGATGAGGTCACTGACTGAACTTAGAGACACACAAACCAATCAGGAGGACTTTTAG